GGTCACCACGATCTCCGCGTCCGAGGCCTCAGCGATCGCGATGGCCTCCGCGGCGAGGCGCTCCGTCTGGGGTTCGTCTCCTGTTCCGACCGCAACGAGGACTGTCTCGATGCTCATACCCGTCTATTGTCCGCCCAGGCTTTTAAATCTCTCGAATTTTTAACTCACATTCGAATAAATTCTAAACCGATCGATCCTGACGTTCCGCCGGCGACCGATCCGGACGCGTCGCTCGCCGGTCGGTTCCGTGCCGCAAAACGTCGCCCGCGCCGAGAGCCGCTCGTCAGGCGTTCAGTAGTCGGGCGCGTCGTCTTCGACCTCGCGCTTCAGCGAGTCGCGCCGGGACTTCGCGTCGCGACCCGTCGCCTCCAGCAGGAACTCGTTTTTCGCGTCGACCGCGTCGGCGGCGGCGTCGGCGTTCCCCTCCGCGATGACATCTTCGGCGGGGCGCTCCTCGAAGTGGACCGCGAGCTTGTCCTTCTTGCTCCCGTACTCGGCGGCGCCGGCGACGATGCGCTCGAAGACGGGGTTGTCGGGGTCCCCGACGACGTACAGTTCGTGGCCCTCCCACTCTTCCGTGCCGGTGACCGCACCGAAGTACGATTCGATGGATCCTTTCAGGTCGGGCATGCGGTCGTCCAGATGCTCGCCGCGTCGCATCTTGTACTCCTTCATGCCGCGACCGTTCGACAGGGGTGCGTAAACCAGTTTCGTCACGGCGTCTCCGTCGGCTTCGTCGCGTTCGCCGGGCCGTCTCCGGCGCTCGACCGCCGCGCGAAAAAAAGTGTGCGGTGTCCGCTCAGATCGGGCGCTCGTCGACGTACCCGCGTTTACACTCCGGACAGATGTCGCCCGCGCGCATCGAGTTGCCGTCGGCGGCGCGGGTCATCTCGCACTCGGGGCAGTAGTACTCCGTCGTCACCTCCGAAGTCGACGTCTCGAGGTCGGGGCTGTCCCCGCGGGTGATCCCGACGCCGTTGTTGAGGCCGTCTCCGGAGCCGGCGCCCGCCTCGCCCGCCGGCTGTGCGGGCGCCTCGACGTACTCCGCGTCCTCGCCCTCGGCCGGCGCGTCGGCGGCCTCCGGCGTGAGCCCGCCGCCGAACTCCACGCCGTCGGCGTTTCCGTCGCCGACCTCGGCGCTGAAGCCCTCGTCTTCGCCGGGGTGCTCGGGCCACGGCGTCGGCTCGTTCTCCGCTTCCGGCGCCTCGTCCACGTCGGGCCACGCGCCGCGCTCGCGGTCGTCCGCGGGTTCGGCCTCGTCGTCGAGGATCACGCCGTCGTCCGTCTCGGCGCGCTCCTCGTCGGCGGGCGTCTCCTCCGGCGCCGTCTCGGCCTCCGGGTACGCCGCGTACTCGTCGTCGTCGCCGAGCCCGCCGTCGTCGCCCGCGTCTCCCGCCTTCGCGGGGCCGTCGTCGATCAGTTCCGCCCCGTCGTCTCCGCCCGCCGCGGTGTCTGCGTCCGCTGTCTCCGCCTCTGTCCCGACGGCATCCGCCGGATCGGCGGCTTCGGCCTCGCCGACCTCGTGGGCCGTGTCGTCGGAGTCGCTGTCGTCGTCGTCGATGATCACGGCGTCGTCGGCTCCCTCGCCGTCGACTCCGGCGGCGGCGGCCGCGGCGACGCCCGAGTTCGGCTCGCCGCCCGGCTCGCCGCCCGCCTCGCCGCGGTCGGCCGGCTCGTCGCCCGCGGTCGTCGGGTCCGGTCCCCCGGCCGCCTCCGCGGCGGTGGCCTCGTTGGTCAGTTGCTCCATCGTCGTGACCTCGGTGTTCTCGCTGACGACCTGCGTCTCGCCGCAGCGAGCGCAGGTCTTCACCTCGGTGACGGTCGTGACGACCTCGTTCCCGTCCTCCTCGCGCTCGCGCCGTAGTTCGGGCTCGCCGAAGTCGTGCCCGAGCAGACACCTGAGTCCCATTATGCCCAACCTGCGGTGCCGAAGGTAAAAAACGCCCCGTCCGGCGTCAGACGCCCGGCGCACGTCCGTCTCGGCCGCGGGCGCCCTCTGCCCCCGCGGGCGGTGACGTTACACAGACTCTTTGTGGGTCGGTCGCGTACCGTTCGCTCGTCTATGCCAACCGTATCCTACCAGGGCGAAGAGATCGAGTGTGAGGAGGGTGCTCTGCTGCGCGACGTTTTGAAAGAGGCCGGCCTCTCCGTGTACAACGGGAAGATGGAGCAGCTGAACTGCCGCGGGGCGGGGTCGTGCGGCTCCTGTGCCGTCCAGGTCGACGGCGAGGTCAGCGAGCCCGGTAAAAAGGAGAAGGCCCGCCTCTGGTTCCCGCCCCACCACCCGAGCCACGACGTTCGCCTCGCGTGTCAGACCCGCGTCGAAGGCGACGTCGAGGTGACCAAGGGCCGCGGACTCTTCGGGCAGCACGTCTGATCCGGCCCCGTCGCTCGCGAGTCTTTTTACCTGACGTCGGTGGAGTACCGTCGCCCGGCGCCGTTCGATACCTGTCGCTCGCCTTCCTAGCGCCGTCGCTCCCCGTCGCCCGGCGCTGTTCGATACCTGTCGCTCTCCTTCCTAGCGCCGTCGCTCCCCGCCGCCCGCCCGACAGTCCGGCGGCAGCGACGCTCAGCGGTGAAATAAGCACCCGCGTCGGACGTGAATCCGGGGGCGGGCAGAAGTCTTGTTGTCGCGTGTCAGAGTCGCGTTCGGCGTCAGCCGGACCGACCCACCGTATCGGATCGGCTTACTGCCGAACGACGTTGGACGCGCGCGGACCCTTGGGCGAGGACTCGATGTCGAACTCGAGCTCCTGGCCCTCTTCGAGGTCCGGCCCTTCGACGTCTTCCATGTGGAAGAACACGTCGTCGTCAGCGTCGTCAGTCTCAATAAATCCGTAGCCGCCAGTGTCGTTGAAGAAATCAACCTTTCCGGTCGCCATTGCATTCTAACGAACGCCCCTTCCGGTAATAAGGATTGCGAGTGTACAGTTACCACGCGTGTAGGCGGACGTTTGTTTTCACAAAGAGCAGTTATCGAGACGATCGGTGAACGTACACGCCGACTCCCTCCCCTCTGCCGACCGATCCGTCGGTTCTCTCGTCCGGAATGCGACGACAGAGGGACGTTTATACTCACCCGCGGTCATCTGTCCGACGTGTTCCGATCCCTCCGCGAGAACGGCCCGGCGCTGCTCGTGCCGGCGGCGTGGTCCGTCGTCGCCGCAACGGTGCTCGGCCTCGTCTCCACGCACGCCCTCTTCGTCGCCCACGTCGTCATGAGCGTCCTGCTCGTCGCCTTCGTCGTCGCCTCGTGGCGCGACATGGCCGCGGGCGCGCTCCGCACGTGGAAGTTCGTCATCGTCGCGGGCACGCCCGTGACGCTCGCCGGCGTCGCGGGGTTCCTCGCGCGCGGCGACGCGGTTCCGGCGCTCGCGGCCGCGGTCCCGGCCGACGCGCTCCTCGCCGTCGCGTTTTACGGGTGGCTGTTGTTGCCCGCGCCCGCGTTCGTCGACACCGGCCGCCGCGACCCGAATACCGCCCGCCGCGCGGTCTACTACGTCGCCGCGGCGTGTTCGGTCGCCGGCGCCGGCGTCGCGCTCGTCGCGACCTCCCCGACGCAGGTCGTCGCGGGAGTCGCGCTCGTCGCCGTCGGCCAGACCGCGGGCATCCTCGCCGCGACCCTGTTGTACTGACAGCCGGCCGGACTCGCGGTCGCGTCCCGCCGCGGTCGCGCCACTTCCCTCCCGGCTTCCCCCGCCGCTCACTCCTCAGCGCCCGCCTCGCCGAGCGCCCGCCGAAGCGCCCGCTCGTGGAACTCGACCGCCGCGTCCCGCCCGACCGGCGGATACCGCGGGTTCGTCACCCGTCCGCTCCCGTCGACGGCGGCGCTCGCCACGGCCGCCACGCGGTGCGCGCGGGCGTCCGGCGGCGGCGTGGCGACCGACTCGTAGCCGGTGCGGAACGCCCGCCGGAGCGGTTCGGTCTCGCTCGCCGGCACGTACCAGTCGACGACCAGGTGTTCGGCCTTGGCGACCGACACGCCCGGCGGGGCGGCGAGCGGGGCCTCCCAGTCGAGGACCGCCGTCACCGCGCCGTCCGCGACGAGCGCGTTGCCCGGCCGGAGGTCCCACGGGAACAGCCGAGGGTCGCGGGCGCGGGCGACCGGTTCCCGGACCGCCTCGGCGAGCCGCCCCCGGAGTTCGTCGAACTCGGGCGGCAGTCGCGCGACGTGTCGCTCGCCGAACCGCCGGACCCAGGCCGCCGCGTCGGTCGGCTCGTGGACGGCGAGCGGCTCGTCGGGGTCCGCCACCGAGTCGGTGTCCGCCGCGACCGCCAGCCGACCGCACGCCGGGAACCGGAACGCCTCGTGGACGGCCCCGAGGTACCGGCCGAACGCCCGCGCAATGTCGCGCTTTCCCGTCGCCCCCAGCTCGACGAACGCCTCGTGGAGGTCGCGCCCCTCGACCAACGGCGTGACCAGCCACCCCGTCCCGTCGGCGACCCCGTCGCCGATCGGCCGGGGCACGGGAACGCCGGTTCGCTCGCCGAGGGCGCGTAAAAGCGCCGCCTCGGTTCGGATCCGCGTCGGGTTCACGGCGCGCTGGACGACGACCGGGGGCGCGGTCTCGAACCGGACGACCTCCGTTCGCTTGCGGTTCCCCCGGCCGAGCGACTCGACGCTCGCCGGCGTCGCCCCCGGTCGCGTCTCGGCGAGCGCCCGGTCCAAGACCGCGTCGCTCACGCGTTGGGCTCCGCGTCGCGTCTCGCGGTCAGCAACGCCGTCACCCCGTCTAACGAGTCGACGACGTGGTCCGGGCTGTAGGGCGCGGCCGCCTCGTCGGGGTCGGCGCGCAGCCACGCCGACTGCAGCCCGGCGTTGTGCGCGCCGGCGACGTCGTACGCCAGCGAGTTCCCGACGTACAGCGTCTCTTCGGGGGCGACGGAGAGAGCGGCCGCCAACCGGTCGAACGGCTCGGCGTGCGGCTTCCGGCGCGGCAGGTCGCCGGCGTACACGATGGCGTCGACGCGGTCGCCGAGCCCGAGCGCGTCGACTTTCGCCCGCTGCCGGTGTTCCGGGCCGTTCGTGAGGAGGCCGACGGGCCCCACCTCGGCCGCGGCCGACAACGCCTCTGTCGCGCCCGGCAGGTACGTCACTCGCGAGTCGTCGGCGACCGCCTCGAACGCCTCGGCGAGGGCGACGGGGTCGACGTCGCGGCCGTGTTGGGCCGCCAGCCGCGCGAACCCCGCGCCGAGGTAGCCGACCCTGTCGTCTGGGTCCGGCGGGCCGTCGAGCGCCGCCCACAGCACGTCCGGCTCGCCGAACGGCTCGACGCCGGCCCGCTCGAAGGCGCGGCGGTACAGCGCCTCCACGTCGTGGTCGGGACGGCACAGCGTGTTGTCGAGGTCGAAGGCGACCGCGGTAATCCGGCTCATGGTACGACTGAGGTCCCGCGCGGCGAAGTCCGTTTCGACGACCCCCGCTCGGTACGCCCCGCTTTCGCGGTCCCGTCCGCGTTCCCCTAGTCCGTCGCTTTCGGCTCCGCCCCGGCGGTCGCGTCCGCTCCGCTCGCCGGGTCGTCGTCCGGGCGCGTGTACCACCACGCCCACAGCAGCAACACGCCCTGGAGGGGGAGCCGTGCCCACGCCCCGGCGCTGGCGACGCCAGAGAGGCGGTCGGGGACGGCCTCGGCCGCCACGCCGTCGGTCGCCATGTACACGTTCGCGGGGAACACGGCCCCCAGAAGCGCCATGATCCCCCACGCCGACCCGCGCCGCGTCCGGTCGAACTGCATACCGAGCCCGAAGGCGACCTCCGCGATTCCGGACAGGTAGACGAGCGCCCGCGGGCTCGGGAGCCCCGGCGGGACGACCCGCGCGAACGCCTTCGGCGCGAGGAAATGCGTGATCCCGGCGATCACGTACACCGCGCCCATCGCTCGGCCGGTTCCCCGCTTTCGCTCCGCTACGGTCTCCGCGAGCGATCCTCCGGCGTCGGTTGCGTCGGCGACCGCGCCGACGCCGGCGTCGCCGCCGCTTCGATCCGCGCGGTCGTTCGAGACGAGCCCGACACAGGTCGTGACGATTTCGGAGAGTGACATGGGTTCGGGTGACGGACGCGGTCGGCGTGACCGACGCCACGGTCGTTACGTCCACCTGCGGCCGAGGCATAATAAACGATTGCGTGCGACGGCGACGCCGCTGCGGCGCGCTCCGTCTCGCCACCCGAAGTGCCTCTTTTAAATGACCGGCGCCAGCCGCGTCGGGCCGACCGCGAGGGGTTGCCGTCACTCCTCGTCCGCGGGCGCCCGCGTCCGGGGGACGAACGTGTACGTCACCCCGTCGTCGAGCACGACGTAGATCCCGCGATCGGGGTCGTGGACGACGCGCCGTCCGGAGTCGATGGCGACGTCGACGAGGTCGCCGAGGGTCCGGACCGACACCCGATTGCTCCCGAGGCGCCCGACCGATCCGGTCGAGACCCACTCGCCGTACCGGACGCGGCTCGCGGTGGCGACCGCCTCGGGATCGCTTTCGCGCCGCCCGAGGACGGCGATGCCGAGCCCGCCGACCGTGAGGAGCGTCCCGCCGGCGAGCCGCGATCCGGGAACGTCTCTCGCGGCCGGGACGGTGCGCTCGACGGGCGTCGCACGGGTCGTCGACGCCTCGCGCTGGTCGCCGAACCGGTACGTGACGTCGTCGGTCACGAGCGGCGTCTCGACGGTGAGTCGGTCGACGTACCGGCCGGAGTCGACCTCGGTCTCGGCCACGACGACCGTCTCGACGCGACCGGCCGTCCCGACCTCGCTCGCGACCGCCGCGAGCCGCGTGTTCCGGTACTCGGTCACGTTCAGCGACGCCTCGGTGGTGTGCGTGCCGTCGGTCACCTCGACGGTCTCGCCCGCGAGAAGCTGGCGCTCGGTCCAGAACGCCTCGCCGTCCTCGACGGCCCGAGTGACGAGGTAGACGCGCTGGGTGACCGTCACGAGCCGGTCTTCGGGGAAGGTACTCGTGACCGCGAGGTCGACGGCCGGCGTCGCGGCGGCGAGGTACACCGGCGGCTCTGCGAGTCGCTCACCGGCGGCGAAAAGGGTCGTCTCTCCGGTCACGACGGCGCTCGTCGTCAGTTCGAGGTTGAACGTCTCGACCGCGTGCTGTTCGGTGACGGTCGTCGCCGCCGGCGACCCGGCGTAGGCGACCCCGACCGACCCGAGCAGGACCGCCCCGGCGACGAGGAGCGCGAGGCCGACGAGCGTGCCCCGCGTCGTGAGGAACCACCGCGCGCGCTCCGCCCACGGCCCCATTATCGGCCCCTCCGCGAACTGGTGAACTGGTGTGCGTACATGTACTGAACCCCGACTCGGACCCGTATAAACCGGGAATCACCTCGTCGTGACTCGTCGCGTAACCCGGGGGTAACCTCGAACGTCCTCGCTCACGACGATTCGGATTCGAACACTTCCTCGT
This genomic window from Halorubrum sp. PV6 contains:
- a CDS encoding HAD family hydrolase encodes the protein MSRITAVAFDLDNTLCRPDHDVEALYRRAFERAGVEPFGEPDVLWAALDGPPDPDDRVGYLGAGFARLAAQHGRDVDPVALAEAFEAVADDSRVTYLPGATEALSAAAEVGPVGLLTNGPEHRQRAKVDALGLGDRVDAIVYAGDLPRRKPHAEPFDRLAAALSVAPEETLYVGNSLAYDVAGAHNAGLQSAWLRADPDEAAAPYSPDHVVDSLDGVTALLTARRDAEPNA
- a CDS encoding DUF5611 family protein, coding for MKEYKMRRGEHLDDRMPDLKGSIESYFGAVTGTEEWEGHELYVVGDPDNPVFERIVAGAAEYGSKKDKLAVHFEERPAEDVIAEGNADAAADAVDAKNEFLLEATGRDAKSRRDSLKREVEDDAPDY
- a CDS encoding DUF5305 family protein is translated as MGPWAERARWFLTTRGTLVGLALLVAGAVLLGSVGVAYAGSPAATTVTEQHAVETFNLELTTSAVVTGETTLFAAGERLAEPPVYLAAATPAVDLAVTSTFPEDRLVTVTQRVYLVTRAVEDGEAFWTERQLLAGETVEVTDGTHTTEASLNVTEYRNTRLAAVASEVGTAGRVETVVVAETEVDSGRYVDRLTVETPLVTDDVTYRFGDQREASTTRATPVERTVPAARDVPGSRLAGGTLLTVGGLGIAVLGRRESDPEAVATASRVRYGEWVSTGSVGRLGSNRVSVRTLGDLVDVAIDSGRRVVHDPDRGIYVVLDDGVTYTFVPRTRAPADEE
- a CDS encoding 2Fe-2S iron-sulfur cluster-binding protein translates to MPTVSYQGEEIECEEGALLRDVLKEAGLSVYNGKMEQLNCRGAGSCGSCAVQVDGEVSEPGKKEKARLWFPPHHPSHDVRLACQTRVEGDVEVTKGRGLFGQHV
- a CDS encoding cold-shock protein translates to MATGKVDFFNDTGGYGFIETDDADDDVFFHMEDVEGPDLEEGQELEFDIESSPKGPRASNVVRQ
- a CDS encoding phosphotransferase family protein; this translates as MSDAVLDRALAETRPGATPASVESLGRGNRKRTEVVRFETAPPVVVQRAVNPTRIRTEAALLRALGERTGVPVPRPIGDGVADGTGWLVTPLVEGRDLHEAFVELGATGKRDIARAFGRYLGAVHEAFRFPACGRLAVAADTDSVADPDEPLAVHEPTDAAAWVRRFGERHVARLPPEFDELRGRLAEAVREPVARARDPRLFPWDLRPGNALVADGAVTAVLDWEAPLAAPPGVSVAKAEHLVVDWYVPASETEPLRRAFRTGYESVATPPPDARAHRVAAVASAAVDGSGRVTNPRYPPVGRDAAVEFHERALRRALGEAGAEE